The genomic stretch GATGCACTTGTCATCGAGGTCCATCTGTACGCCGCCGACACGGAAGTTCGAGTAGGTCAACCTGGAAGCCGATGGGCGTTGCAGGATGTCCAGTATCATTTCACGATCGTCGAACGCGTACATGATGGGGGTGAATGCACCAAGGTCGAGGATATAGGCGCCCCACCACAGAAGGTGCGAGGTAAGGCGGTTGAACTCTGTCATTATCACGCGCAGGTATTCGGCGCGCTCGGGCACTTCGATGCCCATCAGTTTTTCCACGGCCCCGACATAGGCCCAGTTCCAGGCCATTGCGTGTCCGTAGTCGACGCGGCCCATATTCGGGATGAAGCCACCCCAGGTCTGAGTCTCGCCCATTTTTTCATGCATGCGGTGCAGGTACCCGAGTACTGGTTCGGCACGAACGATGTACTCGCCGTCTACCTCGATCACTATTCGGAGCACGCCGTGCGTCGACGGATGCTGCGGCCCCATATTAATGATTAAGGTTCCGTCCTGCTTCCCGGCCTCGAACTTCTGGGTGTAGAAATCACCCGTCATCTGTTCAAAATTTTGGTAAGCCGACATATACTCTCAGTCCGGTGTTTAAATACCGACCGGTTGCCCCGGCCTACGCATCAGAGGCCTCCTCGGCCTCTTCTTCCGCGAACAATGCTTCTATTTCCCTGCCACAGGAAACGATCTCGCCAAGACTCAGAATATCCTTGATGGATTTGCGAACCTTGGCGGTTTTGACCAGTGGATGGAAGTCCACATCTTCAGCGGCCAACAGGAGCGGGACAAGATTGGGGTTTCCTTCAAAAACCACCCCGTGAAAATCCCGAGTCTCACGCTCATGCCACTCTGCACCATCGAACACGGACGCGATGGACGGCACCGTGGGGTTGTCTTTTCCCACCAGCACACGAAGCGTCACACGTTCATCCACATCCCAACGGTTGAAATGATAGAGGACCAAAAACCCTTCTTCAAAATCCAGGGCAAGGACATCCTCAAGCGAATACCCGGCTGCGTAGAGCTGTTTCGCAGCCTTGACCAATTGGCCCGGGGCGAGAAAGACCGACCAGTCATGACCAGTCGTCGCCTTCTCCTGTCGGGCCACGCATTGTGTGGTTATTCCTTCAAGCGCCTGCAACATGGCTAACCCTCCACTTCGGCGGCTACGGGCCACCAACGCTTACCGGTAATCTGGCGCTGCAACTGGAAGAATCCTTCCAGCAACCCCTCCGGCCTGGGCGGGCATCCCGGCACGTACACATCCACCGGGATAAGGGTGTCCACCCCTGCAACAACATTGTAGTTGTCCTTGATTTTGAACGGTCCGCCCGAAATCGCACAGTTCCCCATGGCGATGACCCATTTGGGACCGGGCATCTGTTCGTACAACCGGACAACTGCCGGTGCCATTTTCTTGGTGACCGTCCCTGCAACGATCATCACGTCCGACTGGCGCGGTGACGGGCGAAAAACCTCCGCACCGAAACGAGCCATGTCGAACCGCGCCATGCCGGTAGCCATCATTTCGATGGCGCAACAGGCGAGCCCGAATGTCATCGGCCACAAGGACATGGAACGACAGACGTCCAGTATGTCCTGCGCCAGCTGGATGTTGACGATGGGCGCATCCATGTGATGTTTGCCCGCCGTCAGGAAATCCTTTTGCATTACTGAATCCTGCGCGGCCATGTGAAAACCCCTTTCGCCCAGAAGTAGGCGACGGAAAGAATGAGGAAGAACAGGAAGATGAAGACCTTTACGAAGGGAATCCATCCATCGACGTCTGCGTACGCCGTGGACACCGGAAACAGGTAAAGGACGTCCACATCAAAGGCGAGAAAGATCAGGGCGTATACATAGTAGGATACACCCCATCTCGCCCATGAGCTGCCGTAAGGGACCATGCCGCACTCGTACGGCATCCCCACGTCCCCGCCCCGAGCTTTCGGAGCAAGCAGCATTGCCAGAATCAATGGCCCACAGGCAAAAAGGAAGCCCGCAAGCAAGAACAATACGATCGCAAAATGTAGCCAGTTGAAAACCATACCCAAGTCCTTTGGCAGTAAATTTGCTAGGAACTCCGAACAAAAACTATTTTCTCAGAGTTACCGTCCTCAATGCCCCGATAAAAGGGTTTAGTCAAGTACATAGCTCTTTTTTTCGCATATCTCCTACCTCGTAAGTCGTCTATTTTGTTAACTCTGCTCACGATCTAAACAAAGTCTAGACTTCGAGAACCCGTGCAGTTCCTCACTCGCCGCGCCATCACAAAATTGCGCTTTTTTTCCCAAGCGGAATAAAAAAAGAAGCGCTCCGTCAGGACGAAGCGCTTCTTTGAGAGGTCGAATATGTTATAATTTGCTACTTGGGGATTCCAAACTCACGAAATGTTCCATACCGGATACCGGTTTTTCGCTTAGCGCCATACATGGCAGAGTCGGCCCGACTAATGAGGGATACGCAATCCTTTCCATCTTCGGGAAAGAAACTGATACCGATAGTCGCCCCCACATTAACGGATTCTCCATCTATCATGAACGGACGATCAAGTTCCTCAAGCAGACTTCTCGCCACCACTTTGGCAGCTTCTTCGGTTTCGATTTCAGGCAGCAGTACGCCAAATTCATCGCCACCCAATCGCGCCAGGGTGTCGGATTCGCGGATTCGCCTGATCAGACGAGCCGCCACCTCCCGGAGGAGTTCATCGCCGGTACGATGACCATAGGTATCGTTCACCAACTTGAAGTTATCGAGATCAATGAAGAGGACAGCCACTTTCTTCTCGTAGCGTTTGGCCTGCTTCAATGCTCTTTCGGATCGATCAAAGAAAAGATGTCGATTGGGAATTTCGGTCAGGCTGTCTATGGTCGCCAGATGCTTCAGGTCCATTTCCTGCTGCTTGCGGGCAGTAACGTCCTCAAGGACACCTTCTATGAGACCTCTGCGCATCCCCTTTTCGCGTCCGTGCCTTGCGCTCCGCACCCAATTTGATGTTCTGACCGCACCCCAGCTTGGGCTCATTCCCGGCCTTTTCCTGCCATTTCTGGCCGAAATGCCGGATTTTGGACGCACCTCTCCCTTCAGGCTCGCGCCAGTCGAACAGCTTTTTTCAAATTGAACGCCATGGCGAGGATGTGGAACTCTCCCTCCACCTTCTCACGACCCACGTATCGGGACCGAAAGAATGCGTAGCCACGTTTGAGTGTGCCGAAGGCCCGCTCGACTATTTGCCGAATGCTGCTGATGTCACGGTTGCGGGTCTTTTCGAAGTCTGTCAGCCTGCCGCCACGAGGCGTCTTGTCCATGGTTCCGTCCTCCAAATCGCGATCAAACAGAATGTCCCGGTTCTTCCCGCTGCAATAGCCCTTGTCCGCATAAACCCGTGCGCCGGGATCAAGGCCGACGCCATTCACGAGCCGCTCGAATTCGCCCGTGTCCGAATGGTTCGCGGGAGTGATGTGACCACAGAGCAGAAACCCGTCTCGACTGTCCGTCGCGGCATGGAGCTTGTAGCCGTAATAGGCCCGATTTCTCTTGCGGAGCCAGGCCGCCTCCTCGTCATCCGAATAGCTGACCCGGCAGTCCACCGGCCCATCCTGTTCTTCGGCGTCCTCGGAACGGTCCTCAGGCATCACGTCGATAACCTTGCGCGGCCGCCGCTGCGACTCGACTACCGAGGCGTCCACCACGGCTCCCTCACGGACAAGAAGCCCTTGTCCTTCAAGCTGGCGGTTAAGCATGTCGAGCAAGGAGTCCAGCACCTTCAGGCGGATCAAACCGTTACGGAAACGGCATATGGTGGTCTCGTCCGGCACGTCGTCCTCGATGGAAAAACCGGTAAATCTGACAAAGGAGAGCCGGTCGAGCAGCGCCTGCTCCACGCCCGGATCACTCAGGTTGTACCAACGCTGCAAGAGCAGAATCTTGAACATCGCCAGAGGCGGATAGGCGGGATTGCCCACGGCGTTGGCCTTGCGCCTGATCTTCTTGCACAGAAAGGCGTTGATGGGCTGCCAGTCGATGAGTTCGTTGATCTCATCCAGAAATGTGGTCTTGGTTCTGCGGTGCCCCAGGAAGTAATCACCCAACCGAGGTCCTTTCTGCCGAATAGCCATGCCTTCCTCCTTTGGATGGAGAAATAATAGCATAATAAATCAAATAGTTAAAGAGTAAAAGTGTGGGATTTGCCGTGCAGAGGTCTCTCTCAGGTAATTGCATTAGGAGTGTGGCACGTACTGGTCACAGCCCCCGAAAGACATTTGATACAGCCAGTATAATAAAGCCGGTAGAGACCAACCAGAAAGGCCTCACCAGGTCTTCCAGTGCGGGTATGGACATGACATCCACCTGAATGAGGATGCCGACAAGGCCGATGATGACGCCGATAATCCACGTCAGAATTTGCGGTGCGCTCAGGTTCATTCTTCGGGACTCTCCTTGATCAATGTGATTCGAATGGTCAGCTCATGCTTTGCAGCAACTCCACCGCGCTCTCTTTGGGCAACGGTTTTGAGTAGAGATAGCCCTGTCCGTAATCGCATTGCAAGGAATAAAGCAAGTCCCGCTGTCTTTCGGTCTCAATGCCTTCGGCAACAACACGCAACCTGAGGCTGTGAGCCATGTTTATTATTGCTCTGACTATTTCAATGTTTTCAGTAGATTCTTCCATACGACGGACAAAACTCAAATCAATCTTCAGCTGATCCATCGGGAATTTCTGCAGATAGCTCATAGAGGAGTAGCCAGTCCCGAAATCATCAATACTCAAAAGAACCCCCAACCCTTTCAACAGATTTAGGCGATTGGTTGATTCCACCACGTCTGTCATGACAACAGTCTCTGTGATCTCCAGCTTGAGTTGATTGGGAGGTAAACCTGTCTCTTTGAGTATCGATTCAACTTTCGGAATAAGTGATGCTTCAACAAACTGCTTTGCAGAAATATTGACCGCAATATTCAAATGATCATACTCGGGGTACTGCTTGTGCCACTCGTTCATTGTAGAGCAAGATTGATCAAGAATCTGTTCACCAAGCTCTACAATAAGACCTGTTTCCTCGGCTATGGGGATAAACTCTCCAGGACTGACCATACCCCTTTCCGGGTGATTCCAACGCGCTAAAGCCTCAAATCCATACAAACTGCCATCAGACAAATTGACTATGGGCTGGAAGTGAGCTTCAAATTCACCGTTGTTCAATCCGCGCTTAAGGTCTGTCTCTACTGCCACTACATTTATGATACCTTCGCGCATCTTCTTATTGTAAATGAGGCAGCGGTTCTTACCTGTGTTTTTAGCCTTATACATAGCGAGCTTGGCATTGTGCACCAACTGCTCTCTGTCGGCCCCTCCATTGCGAGCTGTATCCAGACCGTAGCTGGCAGAAATTGGAAATTCCACACCATCAATGGAAAAAGGCTCTTCAAACGAGGCACGCACCTCTCGCATCATATCGCGAATCTGATCTTTTCTTTCACAGTCTTCAAAGAGGATGACAAATTCGTCCCCGCCAAATCTGGCAACGGTATTGCTAGAACCAACAACCTGCTTGAGCCTGACCCCGACATTCACAAGCAGCTTGTCCCCCATGCTGTGCCCGTAGTGATCATTGATGGCGTGAAACCTGTTCAGATTAATGAAAAGTACACCAAAGACTTTGCCCTGCCCCTTGGATCGCTCAATAGCGCGCCCCACGCGATCGAGAAACAAAGCCCTGTTGGACAAGCCTGTCAAAGGATCATGCAACGAACTGTGCTTCAACAGCTCTTCCATACGTTTTCTATTAGTGACATCTCGAATACTGGTTCGGACTCCCAACGGACGGCCACTCTCGGAAATGGAGTGCTTGATCATACTCACCCATCGAACACGGGCATCCTTTCTGTTGATTCGGAAATCGATACCACTGTCGTCACCAGAGCTTCCGTCATTCATGTAGTTGTGCCAGATGAACAGATCGTCACCATGAACAATTCGCTCGAAAAAGTTCGGGTCGGATAAGAATACGTCAGGCGGGTAGCCGGAAATCCTTTGACACGACGGCGACACATAAACCGGGTTACCTTCAGGGTCTATCCAACTCTCCCAATCATAGTTATAATCTGCAACCATCCGATACCGCTGCTCGGAATCAATGAGCGCTGCTTGGGAGGATTCGAGAGCATTGATAGTCGATTCAAGTCTTTTGGTAGTCTCTTCAAGAGTCCTCTTGTTCCGATGCAGCTCGGCAAAAGTTCCGACTTTTCCTCTCAGAACGGCCGGCTCAACTGGTTTGAACAAATAGTCCACTGCCCCCAGCTCATATCCACGAAAGACATGACTCTGCTCTTTGCTGATGGCTGTAATGAAAATGATAGGAAGATGCTTGTTGTTTTCTGTACTTCTGAGTTTATCCGCCAGCTCAAAACCGTCCATCCCCGGCATCATGACATCAAGTAATGCCACGGCGAAATCGTACTCACGAGCTCGCTCCAACGCTTCGCTACCAGAAGACGCCATTACAACGTTCAAATCCGATCCGCGAAGAATTCCCTCAATGAGTTTCAAGTTGATTCGCTCATCATCAACTGCAAGTATATCGACACGTTCAGTCATTTATATGCTCTTCCGTTGGGATAGTAATAACAGTTTTCCTTTCAAACAGATGTATCAGATGATTCGATAACCGTATCTTATAATTTTTTTATAGAATATCATTATTCACTTGAAGTACACACCAAGTTTGACAAAGCCGTAGAGCAAATATAGACGGCAGTCACGACACAGCAAAGGAGTAAAGCATGTCAGATCAAACCTCCCGCTTTCAGCAGGTCCTGGATGAATGCCATGATTGGCCTTGCCCATATACCTTCAAATTCATAGTCCCACAGCAAAGTCTTTCTCAGGTCGAGAAACTGTTTCCTGAGCACGATATCAAAAAAAGGGAATCCAAAACAGGAAAGTATACAAGTATCACTGTAGAAATTGCTGCGGATTCAAGTGATGTAATTGTCGCCATATACCAAAAAGCCGCTCTGATCCCCGGAGTTATGGCTTTATAGTTGATTAATTTTCATACGACTTCCATCGAAATCCGACTAAAAAAGTCGGATTTCTTCGTTAAACCATCTTTACACCACGACTAGTAGTACTTACAATTCAATGCTACGATGAAAGTTGACAGTTGAAACCCTTTCTATGAATAGGTTATCAACTATATTGATACTATCTTTACCAGGAGAACCTCATGTGGGAATACACCGACAAAGTTAAAGAACACTTTTTGAACCCTCGCAATGCGGGCAAAATTGAAGATGCTGATGGCGTCGGGGAAGTAGGTTCTCTGGCTTGTGGGGATGCCCTGACTCTCTATATCAAGGTGGATGACGGAGTAATAACTGATGCGAAATTCCAGACATTTGGATGTGCCAGTGCCATTGCTTCCAGCTCTGCCCTCACGGAAATGCTGATTGGAAAGCCCGTCGAGGAAGCAGAAAAGCTGACCAACAAGGATATCGCCGAATACCTGGGTGGCTTGCCCCGCGAAAAAATGCATTGCTCTGTCATGGGGCAGGAAGCTCTTGAACAAGCCATCAAAAATATGCGTGGTGAAGCACCGCCTCAAGCTGTGCACTCTCATGAGGGAGAACTGATTTGTGAGTGCTTCGGTATTTTCGATGAAGAAATTCTTCGCGCCATCAAGGAAAACGACCTGAAAACCGTTGAGGACGTTACCAACTTCACCAAGGCCGGCGGTGGATGTGGAAAGTGCATCGACGACTTGGAGCGCCTTCTCAAGGAAGCCAAAGGGGAAGGCGTGTGTGAAACACCGAATGAAGGTGAAACATTTCCTGCTCAGGGAATGACAAACATTCAGCGTATGCACCTCATAGAATCCGTCATTGAAGACGAAATCCGCCCCATTCTCCAGGCTGATGGAGGCGATATCGTTTTACAGGACATCGATAAGACTGAAGTTATCGTCAAATTTTTGGGTATGTGTTCCAACTGCCCCTCCAGCCAGTTGACATTGAACAATCTGGTTGAAGGCAAGCTCAAGGAAAAGGTAGACCCATCAATCACCGTTCGCGAGGGATAGCTATGAAAACCATCTATATGGATAATAATGCCACGACACAGGTTGACCCGGCGGTTTTCGAGGAAATGAAGCCTT from Pseudodesulfovibrio profundus encodes the following:
- a CDS encoding NADH-quinone oxidoreductase subunit B, whose amino-acid sequence is MAAQDSVMQKDFLTAGKHHMDAPIVNIQLAQDILDVCRSMSLWPMTFGLACCAIEMMATGMARFDMARFGAEVFRPSPRQSDVMIVAGTVTKKMAPAVVRLYEQMPGPKWVIAMGNCAISGGPFKIKDNYNVVAGVDTLIPVDVYVPGCPPRPEGLLEGFFQLQRQITGKRWWPVAAEVEG
- a CDS encoding IS5 family transposase, with the protein product MLLFLHPKEEGMAIRQKGPRLGDYFLGHRRTKTTFLDEINELIDWQPINAFLCKKIRRKANAVGNPAYPPLAMFKILLLQRWYNLSDPGVEQALLDRLSFVRFTGFSIEDDVPDETTICRFRNGLIRLKVLDSLLDMLNRQLEGQGLLVREGAVVDASVVESQRRPRKVIDVMPEDRSEDAEEQDGPVDCRVSYSDDEEAAWLRKRNRAYYGYKLHAATDSRDGFLLCGHITPANHSDTGEFERLVNGVGLDPGARVYADKGYCSGKNRDILFDRDLEDGTMDKTPRGGRLTDFEKTRNRDISSIRQIVERAFGTLKRGYAFFRSRYVGREKVEGEFHILAMAFNLKKAVRLARA
- a CDS encoding DUF493 domain-containing protein, whose amino-acid sequence is MSDQTSRFQQVLDECHDWPCPYTFKFIVPQQSLSQVEKLFPEHDIKKRESKTGKYTSITVEIAADSSDVIVAIYQKAALIPGVMAL
- a CDS encoding NADH-quinone oxidoreductase subunit A — translated: MVFNWLHFAIVLFLLAGFLFACGPLILAMLLAPKARGGDVGMPYECGMVPYGSSWARWGVSYYVYALIFLAFDVDVLYLFPVSTAYADVDGWIPFVKVFIFLFFLILSVAYFWAKGVFTWPRRIQ
- a CDS encoding GGDEF domain-containing protein; the protein is MRRGLIEGVLEDVTARKQQEMDLKHLATIDSLTEIPNRHLFFDRSERALKQAKRYEKKVAVLFIDLDNFKLVNDTYGHRTGDELLREVAARLIRRIRESDTLARLGGDEFGVLLPEIETEEAAKVVARSLLEELDRPFMIDGESVNVGATIGISFFPEDGKDCVSLISRADSAMYGAKRKTGIRYGTFREFGIPK
- the nifU gene encoding Fe-S cluster assembly protein NifU, coding for MWEYTDKVKEHFLNPRNAGKIEDADGVGEVGSLACGDALTLYIKVDDGVITDAKFQTFGCASAIASSSALTEMLIGKPVEEAEKLTNKDIAEYLGGLPREKMHCSVMGQEALEQAIKNMRGEAPPQAVHSHEGELICECFGIFDEEILRAIKENDLKTVEDVTNFTKAGGGCGKCIDDLERLLKEAKGEGVCETPNEGETFPAQGMTNIQRMHLIESVIEDEIRPILQADGGDIVLQDIDKTEVIVKFLGMCSNCPSSQLTLNNLVEGKLKEKVDPSITVREG
- a CDS encoding putative bifunctional diguanylate cyclase/phosphodiesterase; the protein is MTERVDILAVDDERINLKLIEGILRGSDLNVVMASSGSEALERAREYDFAVALLDVMMPGMDGFELADKLRSTENNKHLPIIFITAISKEQSHVFRGYELGAVDYLFKPVEPAVLRGKVGTFAELHRNKRTLEETTKRLESTINALESSQAALIDSEQRYRMVADYNYDWESWIDPEGNPVYVSPSCQRISGYPPDVFLSDPNFFERIVHGDDLFIWHNYMNDGSSGDDSGIDFRINRKDARVRWVSMIKHSISESGRPLGVRTSIRDVTNRKRMEELLKHSSLHDPLTGLSNRALFLDRVGRAIERSKGQGKVFGVLFINLNRFHAINDHYGHSMGDKLLVNVGVRLKQVVGSSNTVARFGGDEFVILFEDCERKDQIRDMMREVRASFEEPFSIDGVEFPISASYGLDTARNGGADREQLVHNAKLAMYKAKNTGKNRCLIYNKKMREGIINVVAVETDLKRGLNNGEFEAHFQPIVNLSDGSLYGFEALARWNHPERGMVSPGEFIPIAEETGLIVELGEQILDQSCSTMNEWHKQYPEYDHLNIAVNISAKQFVEASLIPKVESILKETGLPPNQLKLEITETVVMTDVVESTNRLNLLKGLGVLLSIDDFGTGYSSMSYLQKFPMDQLKIDLSFVRRMEESTENIEIVRAIINMAHSLRLRVVAEGIETERQRDLLYSLQCDYGQGYLYSKPLPKESAVELLQSMS
- a CDS encoding NADH-quinone oxidoreductase subunit C; the encoded protein is MLQALEGITTQCVARQEKATTGHDWSVFLAPGQLVKAAKQLYAAGYSLEDVLALDFEEGFLVLYHFNRWDVDERVTLRVLVGKDNPTVPSIASVFDGAEWHERETRDFHGVVFEGNPNLVPLLLAAEDVDFHPLVKTAKVRKSIKDILSLGEIVSCGREIEALFAEEEAEEASDA